In one Deinococcus aerolatus genomic region, the following are encoded:
- a CDS encoding ATP-binding protein yields MSLTATELQSYLSALIAGELKLSTMIWGPPGIGKSAVVAQVARERGLDFVDVRLSQLAPTDLRGLPVPEADGQGGGVSKWYPPEFLPRGGHGILFLDEVNMAPPTMQGMAQQLILDRRVGSYVLPDGWFVWAAGNRKEDRASVFDMPAPLANRFLHLTVRPDFDSWRSYALGRSLHEHIIAFLTFRPELLHRLDPQQPAWPSPRAWEMASGLHRAGLDVAPAIGEAAGAEFSAFVRLYEQLPDLGIVLEGRGGGLRLPDEPSVRYAAVVGLAARAATADAAYHAFTWLADSAGPEWLQLYVATLVSKFQAIGQLGDLAELVARDERLASLVEGTLAMSEGM; encoded by the coding sequence GTGAGCCTGACTGCAACCGAGCTACAAAGCTATCTAAGCGCCCTGATCGCGGGCGAACTCAAGCTGTCCACCATGATCTGGGGACCGCCAGGCATCGGCAAGAGCGCAGTGGTGGCGCAGGTGGCCCGTGAGCGCGGGCTGGACTTTGTGGACGTGCGCCTGTCGCAACTGGCCCCCACCGACCTGCGCGGCCTGCCCGTCCCGGAGGCGGACGGCCAGGGCGGCGGCGTGTCCAAGTGGTATCCGCCCGAGTTCCTGCCGCGCGGCGGCCACGGCATCCTCTTTCTGGACGAGGTGAACATGGCCCCGCCCACCATGCAGGGCATGGCCCAGCAACTGATTCTGGACCGCCGGGTGGGCAGTTACGTGCTGCCCGACGGCTGGTTCGTGTGGGCGGCGGGCAACCGCAAGGAGGACCGCGCCAGCGTGTTCGACATGCCCGCGCCGCTGGCCAACCGTTTCCTGCACCTGACCGTGCGGCCTGATTTCGACTCGTGGCGCAGCTACGCGCTGGGCCGCAGCCTGCACGAGCACATCATCGCCTTCCTGACCTTCCGCCCGGAGTTGCTGCACCGGCTTGACCCACAGCAGCCCGCGTGGCCCAGCCCGCGTGCCTGGGAGATGGCCAGCGGCCTGCACCGCGCCGGGCTGGATGTCGCCCCCGCGATTGGTGAGGCGGCGGGGGCCGAGTTCAGTGCCTTTGTGCGCCTGTACGAGCAACTGCCCGATCTGGGCATCGTGCTGGAGGGCCGGGGCGGGGGCCTGCGGCTGCCGGACGAGCCCAGCGTGCGCTACGCCGCCGTGGTGGGTCTGGCCGCCCGCGCAGCCACCGCCGACGCCGCCTACCACGCCTTTACCTGGCTGGCCGACAGCGCCGGACCGGAGTGGCTGCAACTGTATGTGGCGACGCTGGTCAGCAAGTTCCAGGCCATCGGGCAACTGGGCGACCTGGCGGAACTGGTGGCCCGCGACGAGCGGCTGGCTTCCCTGGTGGAGGGGACCCTGGCAATGTCGGAGGGAATGTAG
- the nudC gene encoding NAD(+) diphosphatase yields MVSRPARFELQPDVPQEGTRWFIFQDGRLLLSQDNTLPVGRAEDFELARPNPLGQLDGQAYAAAQLQGDVPVGYALSPLRSLFSRLSEDLFGLAGFAAQVVEFDRTHQFCGHCAAPLAFTGQEFAKVCPTCGLTVYPRVAPVAMVLIRRGTGADTELLLARGPHFPPGIYSALAGFVQPSETLERAAAREVLEEVGVNIRSLSYVVSQPWPFPHSLMIGFDAEYDGGEIVLQPDEIEDAQWFPVSALPALPAPFSIARHLIDRAVSLGLGPADAYPVPHDHSF; encoded by the coding sequence ATGGTGTCGCGCCCCGCGCGCTTCGAGCTGCAACCGGACGTGCCTCAGGAGGGGACCCGCTGGTTCATCTTCCAGGATGGCCGCCTGCTGCTGAGCCAGGACAACACGCTGCCCGTGGGCCGTGCCGAGGACTTTGAACTGGCGCGGCCCAATCCACTGGGCCAACTGGACGGTCAGGCTTACGCCGCCGCTCAGCTGCAAGGCGACGTGCCTGTCGGCTATGCCCTCTCCCCCCTCCGTTCACTGTTTAGTCGCCTCAGCGAAGACCTGTTTGGTCTGGCCGGGTTCGCTGCGCAGGTGGTGGAGTTTGACCGCACGCACCAGTTCTGCGGCCACTGCGCCGCGCCCCTGGCCTTCACGGGCCAAGAGTTTGCCAAAGTCTGCCCGACTTGTGGCCTGACCGTATATCCGCGCGTCGCGCCGGTGGCAATGGTGCTGATCCGGCGCGGCACAGGCGCAGACACCGAGCTGCTGCTGGCCCGCGGCCCCCATTTCCCACCCGGCATCTATTCGGCGCTGGCCGGCTTCGTGCAGCCGTCCGAGACGCTGGAACGCGCCGCCGCCCGCGAGGTGCTGGAGGAAGTCGGCGTGAACATCAGGAGCCTGAGCTACGTCGTGAGCCAGCCCTGGCCCTTCCCGCACTCGCTGATGATCGGTTTCGACGCCGAGTACGACGGCGGTGAGATCGTGCTGCAGCCGGACGAGATCGAGGACGCGCAGTGGTTTCCCGTCTCCGCCTTGCCGGCCCTGCCCGCGCCGTTCAGCATTGCCCGGCACCTCATTGACCGCGCCGTGTCCCTGGGACTGGGTCCGGCGGACGCCTATCCTGTTCCCCATGACCACTCCTTCTGA
- a CDS encoding MFS transporter, which produces MTTTTSARPPHPWVLSAFWFGTAFHWLVLLLILMPANVEMFVGEARKGTYLGALVAIGAVMALILPPLVGARSDRTGRRLPYLRLGVGVNLAGLAVMGFAAMTLSGMTGFWVYVLGFLLVQFGNNYATAPYSALIPQLVPPEQRGRYSGVMALLQAAGQLLGAVAAFAVGILKLPVVVSFVLIAVVLLVPALITMRGIPEATHPVPLATAGGPTLSIAELFAHQAFLWVFLTRVLFSLGQYSVQPFLQYYNRDVLRQTDAPTSTSIMLACIIVGSIISALIGGRVSDRVGRKPVIYVAGAAMATAALLLLVAPSYPVALALALFFGLGFGAFTSVDWALGSDAMPSASSYARDMGIWHVAFVAPQMTSAPQGALLDWGNARGDNFGYTLVFGIAAVFFIAGVLLVRKVPDNTHRTQQVAA; this is translated from the coding sequence ATGACCACCACAACCTCAGCCCGTCCGCCCCATCCGTGGGTGCTGTCCGCCTTCTGGTTCGGCACGGCGTTTCACTGGCTGGTGCTGCTGCTGATCCTGATGCCGGCCAACGTGGAGATGTTCGTGGGCGAGGCACGCAAGGGCACCTACCTGGGCGCGCTGGTGGCGATCGGCGCGGTGATGGCGCTGATTCTGCCGCCGCTGGTGGGTGCCCGCAGTGACCGGACCGGGCGGCGGCTGCCGTACCTGCGGCTGGGCGTGGGCGTGAATCTGGCCGGTCTGGCGGTGATGGGCTTCGCGGCCATGACCCTGAGTGGCATGACCGGCTTCTGGGTCTACGTGCTGGGCTTCCTGCTGGTGCAGTTCGGCAACAACTACGCCACCGCGCCGTATTCGGCCCTGATTCCGCAACTGGTGCCGCCTGAGCAGCGCGGGCGCTACAGCGGCGTGATGGCGCTGCTGCAGGCGGCGGGACAACTGCTGGGCGCGGTAGCGGCCTTCGCGGTGGGCATTCTCAAGCTGCCGGTTGTGGTGTCGTTCGTACTGATCGCTGTAGTGCTGCTGGTGCCCGCATTGATCACCATGCGCGGCATTCCCGAGGCCACCCACCCGGTGCCGCTGGCGACGGCAGGCGGCCCCACCCTGAGCATCGCTGAACTGTTCGCCCATCAGGCGTTCCTGTGGGTCTTCCTGACGCGGGTGCTGTTCTCGCTGGGGCAATACAGCGTGCAGCCGTTCTTGCAGTACTACAACCGCGACGTGCTGCGTCAGACCGACGCCCCCACCAGCACCAGCATTATGCTGGCGTGCATCATCGTGGGCAGCATCATCTCGGCGCTGATCGGCGGCCGCGTCAGTGACCGGGTGGGGCGTAAGCCGGTGATCTACGTGGCGGGCGCGGCCATGGCCACCGCCGCGTTGTTGCTGCTGGTGGCCCCCAGCTACCCGGTGGCGCTGGCACTGGCGCTGTTCTTCGGGCTGGGCTTCGGGGCCTTTACCAGCGTGGACTGGGCGCTGGGCAGCGACGCCATGCCCAGTGCCAGCAGCTACGCCCGCGATATGGGCATCTGGCACGTGGCCTTTGTCGCGCCGCAGATGACCAGTGCGCCGCAGGGAGCGCTGCTGGACTGGGGCAACGCACGCGGCGACAATTTTGGCTACACGCTGGTGTTCGGAATTGCCGCCGTGTTCTTTATCGCGGGGGTGCTGCTGGTCCGCAAGGTGCCGGACAACACGCACCGTACGCAGCAGGTGGCGGCGTAA
- a CDS encoding aldo/keto reductase: protein MHQRRLGKNGPSVSVVGLGCNNFGGRLDQNATNTVVRAALDHGITLFDTADVYGNQGGSEEMLGKALGTERQNIVLASKFGHDMGEAGKGARPEYIHKALAASLKRLGTDYLDLYQLHRPDPETPLADTLGTLHEMVQAGQVRAIGCSNLDAAGVREAAQVAHDQHLTAFVCAQDEYSLLVRDVEAGLLPTLRELEMGLLPYFPLASGLLSGKYTPDHIPEGTRFASSQGAQDRYMTPENWRKVQALETFAQGRGHTLLELAFSWLAAQSPVSSVIAGATRPEQIAQNVQAAAWTLNEAELAEVDRITRGEAELA, encoded by the coding sequence ATGCACCAACGCAGACTCGGCAAGAATGGCCCCAGCGTTTCCGTGGTGGGCCTGGGATGCAACAACTTCGGTGGCCGGCTGGATCAAAACGCCACCAATACCGTTGTCAGGGCCGCGCTGGACCACGGCATCACCCTGTTCGACACTGCCGACGTGTACGGCAACCAGGGGGGCTCGGAGGAAATGCTGGGCAAAGCGCTGGGCACAGAGCGGCAAAACATTGTGCTGGCCAGCAAGTTCGGGCATGACATGGGCGAGGCGGGAAAGGGCGCCAGACCCGAATACATTCACAAGGCACTGGCCGCCAGCCTCAAGCGGCTGGGCACCGATTATCTGGATCTGTATCAGCTGCACCGCCCGGACCCGGAGACGCCGCTGGCCGACACGCTGGGCACGCTGCACGAGATGGTGCAGGCCGGACAGGTGCGCGCCATCGGCTGCTCGAACCTCGACGCGGCGGGCGTGCGGGAGGCGGCGCAGGTCGCTCACGATCAACACCTGACCGCCTTCGTCTGCGCCCAGGATGAGTACAGCCTGCTGGTGCGAGACGTCGAGGCCGGGCTGCTGCCCACGCTGCGGGAACTGGAAATGGGCCTGCTCCCCTACTTCCCACTGGCGAGCGGCCTGCTGAGCGGCAAGTACACGCCGGACCACATTCCCGAGGGCACCCGGTTTGCCTCCTCGCAGGGCGCGCAGGATCGCTACATGACGCCCGAGAACTGGCGCAAGGTTCAGGCACTGGAAACCTTTGCGCAGGGGCGCGGCCACACCCTGCTGGAGCTGGCCTTCAGCTGGCTGGCCGCCCAGTCACCCGTCAGCAGCGTGATCGCCGGGGCCACGCGGCCTGAGCAGATCGCCCAGAACGTTCAGGCGGCGGCCTGGACCCTGAACGAGGCCGAGCTGGCAGAAGTGGACCGCATTACGCGGGGCGAGGCCGAGCTGGCGTGA
- a CDS encoding vWA domain-containing protein, with protein sequence MTPDFQHLISGSRLRIRGKSAFFATLLLHAEFVPSKEVAAAGTDGERVYVNPEVAASLPSDVLDGLLLHEVLHAALSHVERRGPREKKRWNKSADLIVNGMVDAAGLPTPQGSRRDDHLEKLSVEEVYTALLAEGEEDGEGDEGGDDLLDGPPSDAPPKNGKYPSSAAKQWQQAMAKARSMDAMSGGQGDDPLGAHRELARLAPARLDWRAHLWRFLARTPVDFGGFDRRFVGRGLYLEALDDESLTALIAVDTSGSVDDEAVGALVGEVQGVLGAYPHVRATLYYADTEAYGPHELTPGSAIPAPQGGGGTDFRPIFALLDDHEPDVLIYLTDGYGDFPDAAPRMPTLWVVPPGGLEDEGFPFGEILRLEEG encoded by the coding sequence ATGACGCCCGACTTCCAGCACCTGATTTCCGGCTCAAGACTGCGGATTCGCGGCAAATCGGCCTTCTTCGCCACGCTGCTGCTGCACGCGGAATTCGTACCGTCAAAGGAAGTGGCGGCGGCGGGGACGGACGGCGAGCGGGTCTACGTGAATCCGGAGGTAGCGGCCAGCCTCCCCTCCGACGTGCTGGACGGGCTGCTGCTGCACGAGGTGCTGCACGCGGCGCTGTCGCATGTGGAGCGCCGCGGGCCGCGCGAGAAGAAGCGCTGGAACAAGTCAGCGGACCTGATCGTGAACGGCATGGTGGACGCCGCGGGCCTGCCCACGCCGCAGGGATCGCGCCGCGATGACCATCTGGAAAAGCTGAGCGTGGAAGAGGTCTACACCGCCCTGCTGGCCGAGGGCGAGGAGGACGGCGAGGGTGATGAGGGGGGCGACGATCTGCTGGACGGCCCCCCCAGCGACGCGCCCCCAAAGAACGGCAAGTACCCTTCCAGTGCCGCGAAGCAGTGGCAACAGGCGATGGCCAAGGCCCGCAGCATGGACGCCATGAGCGGCGGCCAGGGCGACGATCCGCTGGGCGCACACCGCGAACTGGCGCGGCTGGCCCCGGCCCGGCTGGACTGGCGGGCGCACCTATGGCGTTTTCTGGCGCGGACGCCGGTGGATTTCGGGGGCTTTGACCGCCGTTTCGTGGGGCGCGGGCTGTATCTAGAGGCGCTGGACGACGAATCGCTGACCGCACTGATCGCGGTGGACACTTCCGGCAGCGTGGACGACGAGGCGGTGGGGGCGCTGGTGGGCGAGGTTCAGGGCGTCCTTGGCGCGTACCCGCACGTCCGTGCCACCCTGTACTACGCCGACACAGAGGCGTATGGGCCGCACGAGCTGACCCCCGGCAGCGCCATTCCCGCGCCCCAGGGGGGCGGCGGCACCGACTTCCGGCCTATTTTTGCCCTGCTCGATGACCACGAGCCGGACGTGCTGATCTACCTGACTGACGGCTACGGCGACTTTCCCGACGCGGCCCCGCGCATGCCGACGCTGTGGGTGGTGCCGCCCGGTGGGCTGGAGGACGAGGGCTTCCCGTTCGGCGAGATTCTGCGGCTGGAGGAGGGCTGA
- a CDS encoding EthD family reductase, whose protein sequence is MMKLTVLYPHPTDPAQFDAYYRETHTPLVHKIPGLVRFEDAHVVATPDGSPPPYFLIAELYFDNMESFQAGMASPEGQATAADVPNFASNGATLMICDITS, encoded by the coding sequence ATGATGAAGCTCACCGTGCTGTATCCGCATCCCACCGATCCAGCCCAGTTCGATGCTTACTACCGGGAAACGCATACCCCACTGGTTCACAAGATCCCTGGTCTAGTGCGATTTGAAGATGCGCATGTCGTTGCCACGCCTGACGGAAGCCCTCCTCCCTATTTTTTGATTGCTGAACTGTACTTCGACAATATGGAAAGCTTCCAGGCAGGCATGGCCAGCCCAGAGGGACAAGCCACCGCCGCAGATGTGCCGAATTTTGCGTCAAATGGCGCAACACTAATGATCTGCGACATAACATCCTGA
- a CDS encoding pyridoxamine 5'-phosphate oxidase family protein, producing the protein MSDDLTREQVIKHIASIIKDVKFAMLTTVTDEGHMHARPMTTQQTEFDGDLWFIGGKDTEGVHDMAQRPQVNVSYSSPEDSNYVSLTGTAELVEDRAKLDELWSDFYKTYFEGGKDDPNIQLIKINAHGAELWEGPGKVKALYELARGAVTGKRGEMGNNETVNL; encoded by the coding sequence ATGAGTGACGATCTGACCCGTGAGCAAGTAATCAAGCACATCGCCAGCATCATCAAGGACGTCAAGTTCGCCATGCTGACCACTGTGACCGATGAGGGCCACATGCACGCGCGGCCCATGACCACCCAGCAGACCGAATTCGACGGCGACCTGTGGTTTATCGGGGGCAAGGACACCGAGGGCGTCCACGACATGGCCCAGCGCCCGCAGGTGAACGTCAGTTACTCCAGTCCAGAGGACAGCAACTACGTCAGCCTGACCGGCACCGCCGAACTCGTGGAGGACCGCGCCAAGCTCGACGAGCTGTGGAGCGACTTCTACAAGACCTACTTTGAAGGCGGCAAGGACGATCCCAACATTCAGCTGATCAAGATCAACGCCCACGGTGCGGAGCTGTGGGAAGGTCCAGGCAAGGTCAAGGCCCTTTACGAACTTGCCAGAGGCGCGGTCACGGGCAAGCGCGGCGAGATGGGCAACAACGAAACCGTCAACCTGTAG
- a CDS encoding heterodisulfide reductase-related iron-sulfur binding cluster — MLPLTHQILFFVFAVVAGAFGLWGFYRLYLRIRRGAPATERRFDIPGRRILDAIRVSLTQERTFRRRTAISVLHSFIFYGFVFYLLVNVIDGLEGYIHFSILSSNPLGAVYNLLADVLSFLVLFGVVALVVRRLFTPSKRDFRFTEKTLLHPLLKNNYILRDSLIVSAFIFFHVGSRVLGNAAKVVAEGGDAFQPFSNAVGAALFSGLGEGALLNWRIFGFWGALGSVLAFLAYFPFTKHIHIFMAPLNYTLKRPVGSGVLPPMKGLEEAMEADEPRLGVEKLEELEWPRLLDAYACIQCNRCQDVCPANATGKALSPAALEINKRMELNVIAAHPSPFTLKAAPFESGASTAHPLLEYAISEEAVWACTTCGACMQVCPVQDEQMLDIIDIRRQQVMVAGEFPQQLQTAFRGMERASNPWGISRDKRMEWAEGLKVPTIDENPEPDVIYWVGCAAAYDPGAQKVARSFVQLLDKAGVNYAVLGKKEACTGDSARRAGNEFLYQTLAQENVETLNSIRPKLIVATCPHCMNIIGNEYPQIGGNYKTIHHTEYLETLVAAGKLPLAQLADNVTYHDPCYLGRHNGVYDAPRTLITKMAGEVLSLERERDNSFCCGAGGAQFWKEEEEGRERVSDNRFRELQARLDDAKVASEEFEQTGKVVAVGCPFCKAMLNSTPEKQKRDDIVVKDVAELMLESMQRATGEWVAPSVHTEPAGVPNAEVPMERTGAVRSADAPDAVVGETSADVVNAQPGSPVQNADTQPEPQAAHPEAVTERKAWKPKTDVAPGVAPQTDASAAPARKSWKPKAGVDDVSAAPVVEAQAESAETPTRKAWKPKAGGDDVAPAEAPSPTEPASRKTWKPQARVDDVSAVPVAAEPVIPEPDEAPARKAWQPKAKADDVSADVVANAPAPASEPAGATPARKAWNPQAKTDAAPPAPVQAPSAEVPAQPESATSGGERKKWMPKASGAVAGASVAEASAPAAGAPETAAPQAAPEALAVVPPPEVAPTERPKWQPKARAEAAPATAPVNDAPITEHVHLDEVGENALEAGEQATSAPDGTEANAGGRKKWVPRKKD, encoded by the coding sequence GTGCTGCCCCTTACCCACCAGATTCTGTTTTTCGTCTTTGCCGTCGTTGCCGGGGCCTTTGGCCTGTGGGGCTTTTACCGCCTGTACCTGCGTATTCGCCGGGGTGCGCCCGCCACCGAGCGGCGCTTCGACATTCCGGGCCGCCGCATTCTGGACGCGATTCGGGTCAGCCTGACGCAGGAGCGCACCTTCCGTCGCCGCACGGCGATCAGCGTGCTGCACAGCTTCATCTTCTACGGCTTTGTGTTTTATCTGCTGGTGAACGTGATTGACGGGCTGGAAGGGTATATTCATTTCAGCATCCTGTCCAGCAATCCGCTGGGCGCCGTCTATAACTTGCTGGCCGATGTCCTGAGCTTCCTGGTCCTGTTCGGCGTGGTGGCGCTGGTGGTTCGCCGCCTGTTCACGCCCAGCAAGCGCGACTTCCGCTTTACCGAGAAGACGCTGCTGCACCCATTGCTCAAGAACAACTACATCCTGCGCGACAGCCTGATCGTCTCGGCGTTCATCTTCTTCCACGTCGGCAGCCGGGTGCTGGGCAACGCGGCGAAGGTAGTGGCCGAGGGCGGCGACGCCTTCCAGCCGTTTTCGAACGCTGTGGGCGCGGCCCTGTTTTCCGGCCTGGGCGAGGGCGCGCTGCTGAACTGGCGCATCTTCGGGTTCTGGGGCGCGCTGGGCAGCGTGCTGGCCTTCCTGGCGTACTTCCCGTTCACCAAGCACATTCACATCTTCATGGCGCCCCTGAACTACACCCTCAAGCGCCCGGTGGGCAGCGGCGTGCTGCCGCCCATGAAGGGTCTGGAGGAGGCGATGGAGGCCGACGAGCCGCGCCTGGGCGTGGAAAAGCTGGAAGAACTGGAGTGGCCCCGCCTGCTGGACGCCTACGCCTGCATCCAGTGCAACCGCTGCCAGGACGTGTGTCCAGCGAACGCCACCGGCAAGGCGCTGTCTCCCGCCGCGCTGGAGATCAACAAGCGCATGGAGCTGAACGTTATTGCCGCGCACCCCAGCCCCTTCACCCTCAAGGCCGCGCCCTTCGAGTCCGGGGCCAGCACAGCTCACCCGCTGCTGGAGTACGCCATCAGCGAGGAAGCGGTGTGGGCCTGCACCACCTGCGGCGCGTGCATGCAGGTCTGCCCGGTGCAGGACGAGCAGATGCTGGACATCATCGACATCCGCCGTCAACAGGTGATGGTGGCCGGGGAGTTTCCGCAACAGCTTCAGACGGCGTTTAGAGGCATGGAGCGGGCGTCGAACCCCTGGGGCATCTCGCGCGACAAGCGCATGGAGTGGGCCGAGGGCCTCAAGGTCCCCACCATCGACGAGAACCCCGAACCCGACGTCATCTACTGGGTGGGCTGCGCTGCCGCCTACGATCCCGGCGCGCAGAAGGTGGCCCGCTCGTTCGTGCAGCTGCTGGACAAGGCCGGCGTGAACTACGCCGTGCTGGGCAAGAAAGAGGCCTGTACCGGGGACAGCGCCCGCCGCGCCGGGAACGAGTTTCTGTACCAGACGCTGGCGCAGGAGAACGTGGAGACGCTCAACAGCATCCGCCCCAAGCTGATCGTTGCCACCTGCCCACACTGCATGAACATCATCGGCAACGAGTACCCGCAGATTGGCGGCAACTACAAGACCATCCACCACACCGAGTACCTGGAAACGCTGGTGGCCGCCGGGAAACTGCCGCTGGCGCAACTGGCGGACAACGTGACCTACCACGATCCCTGTTACCTGGGCCGCCACAACGGCGTGTACGACGCGCCCCGCACCCTGATCACCAAGATGGCGGGCGAGGTGCTGAGCCTGGAACGCGAGCGGGACAACAGCTTCTGCTGCGGCGCAGGCGGCGCGCAGTTCTGGAAGGAGGAGGAGGAGGGCCGCGAGCGCGTCTCCGACAACCGCTTCCGCGAGCTGCAGGCGCGGTTGGACGACGCAAAGGTGGCCTCTGAGGAATTCGAGCAGACCGGGAAGGTGGTGGCGGTGGGCTGCCCCTTCTGCAAGGCGATGCTGAACAGCACGCCGGAAAAGCAGAAGCGCGACGACATCGTGGTTAAGGACGTGGCCGAGTTGATGCTGGAGAGCATGCAGCGGGCCACCGGGGAGTGGGTGGCGCCATCGGTACACACCGAACCGGCTGGGGTTCCCAATGCCGAGGTGCCGATGGAGCGCACGGGCGCGGTGCGTTCCGCCGATGCGCCGGACGCCGTGGTGGGGGAAACCTCCGCCGACGTGGTCAACGCGCAGCCGGGCAGCCCCGTTCAGAACGCCGACACTCAGCCGGAACCGCAGGCGGCGCACCCCGAGGCCGTCACCGAGCGCAAGGCCTGGAAGCCGAAAACGGACGTCGCGCCTGGTGTTGCCCCGCAGACAGACGCCAGTGCTGCGCCAGCCCGCAAGAGCTGGAAGCCCAAGGCCGGGGTGGATGACGTGAGCGCCGCGCCAGTTGTGGAAGCACAGGCCGAAAGCGCAGAGACGCCCACCCGCAAAGCCTGGAAGCCCAAGGCGGGGGGGGATGATGTGGCACCGGCGGAAGCGCCATCCCCCACCGAACCCGCGTCCCGCAAGACATGGAAGCCCCAGGCCAGGGTGGACGATGTGAGCGCTGTTCCTGTCGCTGCTGAGCCTGTCATCCCTGAGCCTGATGAGGCGCCTGCCCGTAAGGCGTGGCAGCCCAAAGCCAAAGCGGATGACGTGAGCGCCGACGTTGTGGCCAACGCACCTGCCCCCGCTTCCGAACCGGCCGGAGCCACTCCCGCCCGTAAGGCTTGGAACCCGCAGGCCAAGACAGATGCGGCGCCACCCGCACCTGTGCAGGCCCCGTCCGCCGAGGTCCCGGCCCAGCCTGAATCTGCAACCAGCGGGGGAGAGCGCAAGAAGTGGATGCCGAAAGCCAGCGGCGCAGTGGCAGGTGCGTCCGTCGCGGAGGCCAGCGCCCCAGCAGCCGGGGCTCCAGAAACTGCCGCGCCGCAGGCTGCTCCTGAAGCCCTGGCTGTCGTCCCGCCGCCTGAAGTGGCTCCTACCGAACGCCCCAAATGGCAGCCCAAAGCCAGGGCTGAGGCCGCCCCAGCCACCGCACCCGTCAATGACGCGCCCATCACCGAGCATGTCCATCTGGACGAGGTGGGCGAGAACGCGCTGGAAGCGGGGGAGCAGGCCACCTCCGCGCCGGACGGCACCGAAGCCAATGCGGGTGGGCGCAAGAAGTGGGTGCCCAGGAAGAAGGACTGA
- a CDS encoding metallophosphoesterase: MHKFMAFGDVHADFETLWAALRAASCVDGSYLPTAPVQSGLFQVVIIGDLVHPKSERDYTRLTGQQDFDTHNPEHLLLAARRQAAQLERLRTYQAAAPHAVHILLGNHDDAVLNGSYILGTSGGLVHLEFDPGHGGVLLPEHLRTWMGGFPRELRVGAVQFAHVSPLPAHTHYDDLFYGDRSTKHWFRDTPEYVAMSGLEFGVYGHTQIEDGILLDGVHRFAMIDALHAREYLELMIDESGAAALQAVRAVPF; the protein is encoded by the coding sequence ATGCACAAGTTCATGGCCTTTGGCGACGTACACGCGGATTTCGAGACGTTGTGGGCTGCCCTGCGCGCCGCGAGCTGCGTGGACGGTTCCTATCTGCCGACGGCGCCGGTGCAGTCGGGCCTGTTTCAAGTGGTGATCATCGGCGATCTGGTCCATCCCAAGAGCGAGCGTGACTACACCCGGCTGACCGGGCAGCAGGATTTCGACACACACAACCCGGAGCACCTGCTGCTGGCCGCACGCCGTCAGGCGGCCCAGCTGGAGCGGCTGCGAACCTATCAGGCTGCCGCGCCACATGCGGTTCATATTCTGTTGGGCAACCACGACGACGCTGTGCTGAATGGCAGCTACATCCTGGGGACCAGCGGCGGGCTGGTGCATCTGGAGTTTGATCCCGGTCACGGGGGCGTATTGCTGCCGGAGCACCTGCGGACCTGGATGGGCGGCTTTCCCCGCGAACTGCGAGTGGGCGCGGTGCAGTTCGCGCACGTCTCGCCTCTGCCGGCCCACACGCACTATGACGATCTGTTCTACGGGGACCGCAGCACCAAGCACTGGTTCCGCGACACGCCGGAGTACGTGGCGATGTCGGGCCTGGAGTTCGGTGTCTATGGCCACACCCAGATCGAGGACGGCATCCTGCTGGACGGAGTACACCGTTTCGCGATGATCGACGCCCTGCATGCCCGCGAGTACCTGGAGCTGATGATCGATGAGTCCGGTGCGGCGGCCCTTCAGGCGGTGCGGGCCGTCCCATTCTGA